The Streptomyces cathayae DNA segment GCGTTGGAGACGATGGTGGAGGACAGGATCGCGGCGAACATGCCGAGCAGCAGGCCCGACAGTGCCTCCAGGATCTGCCGGTGGGTCATCGGGGCAGTGCTGTCCGTGGAGCCTCCCCCGTGCTTGGCATGATCCCGCACACCGGTCGGTGTGGTCGTTGCCATGGGCTTCCTTCTCTTAGACGTGCGCGGGCGTGTACGTGGTCTCCGCGGGGCCGGGAGGCGGCGTCGCACGGGGCGTGGGGCGGCAGTCACCGAAGCTGTCCCTGAGCCGGGCCATGAGCTGGGTGAGCTGTCCGATCTCCTCTTCGGACCAGTGGTCCAGGCGCTCGGCGAGCAGGTGCGTGGTCTGCCGGAACAGCTCGTCGAGCCGGGCGTGGCCCGCCGGGGTGACACGCAGGATGCGGGAGCGCTTGTCGGCCGGGTCGGGGGAGCGCTCGATCCACCCGCGCTCGACCAGATGGGCGACGTGGCGGCTGGTGACCGACAGATCGAGGACGAGCAGCTCGGCGAGCCTGCTCATGTGCATGTCGCCGTGGCGGCCGAGTGCCGTCAGCACGGCGGCGGAGCCGCTGTGACAGTCGGCCGGCATGTTCCGGCGGAGCTCCCGCTTCACCGCGCTGAAAGCACTGAGCTGCCGTACGAGCTCCTCGTACTGCGCCTGCCCGGCCATCACACCTCCCATTTGTTGCTTAGGGCAACGATAGAAGTGGATGGTTGCCACAGACAAGTAAAACGGGGGTCGGGCGCCTTAAAACTTGGCAAAGGCAAGTATTGCGAATCGTAAACCTGCA contains these protein-coding regions:
- a CDS encoding MarR family winged helix-turn-helix transcriptional regulator — protein: MAGQAQYEELVRQLSAFSAVKRELRRNMPADCHSGSAAVLTALGRHGDMHMSRLAELLVLDLSVTSRHVAHLVERGWIERSPDPADKRSRILRVTPAGHARLDELFRQTTHLLAERLDHWSEEEIGQLTQLMARLRDSFGDCRPTPRATPPPGPAETTYTPAHV